A single region of the Gephyromycinifex aptenodytis genome encodes:
- a CDS encoding Nif3-like dinuclear metal center hexameric protein, with the protein MTDTIALADVLDVLRGFYPEESAQSWDHVGLTTGDPAQPVRRIHFAVDPTLAVLDEAIQAGADLLFTHHPLLLRGVHSLATTSAKGATVTAAIVADLALYSAHTNADVAWPGVCDALAAACGLGQVETLTVSEGADLGRVGELPESISLGDLARRLATALPPAAGGIRVSGPATAPVQRVAVLGGAGDSLFEAVRAKAADVYVTADLRHHPALEAREEARGGTPYLIDAGHYATEWLWLDGAAKRLREALGARAEGLETYVSTLCTDPWDFTVGALDLSQLNAESPATISNGGTR; encoded by the coding sequence GTGACCGACACCATCGCTCTCGCCGACGTCCTGGACGTCCTGCGCGGGTTCTACCCCGAGGAGAGCGCCCAGTCCTGGGATCACGTGGGGCTGACCACCGGCGACCCGGCCCAGCCGGTACGTCGCATCCATTTCGCCGTCGATCCGACGCTGGCAGTCCTTGACGAGGCGATCCAGGCCGGTGCGGATCTGCTGTTCACTCACCACCCGCTGCTGCTTCGTGGGGTGCATTCGTTGGCCACGACTAGCGCCAAGGGCGCCACCGTGACTGCCGCCATCGTTGCTGATCTGGCCCTCTACAGCGCCCACACCAATGCCGATGTCGCCTGGCCGGGGGTGTGCGACGCACTGGCTGCAGCGTGCGGCTTGGGCCAGGTGGAAACGTTGACCGTTTCCGAAGGTGCTGACCTGGGCCGGGTAGGGGAACTGCCGGAATCGATTTCCCTGGGCGACCTGGCACGTCGACTCGCCACCGCGCTGCCGCCGGCGGCCGGGGGTATCCGGGTGTCAGGTCCGGCGACGGCGCCGGTACAACGGGTGGCCGTCCTCGGCGGAGCAGGCGACTCCCTCTTCGAGGCGGTTCGGGCCAAGGCAGCCGACGTCTACGTCACCGCTGACCTGCGCCACCACCCGGCGCTGGAGGCTCGCGAGGAAGCTCGCGGCGGCACTCCCTACCTCATCGACGCCGGCCACTACGCCACCGAGTGGCTGTGGCTCGACGGCGCCGCCAAACGGCTGCGGGAGGCATTGGGTGCGCGCGCCGAAGGGCTGGAGACCTACGTGAGCACCCTGTGTACCGACCCGTGGGACTTCACGGTTGGGGCCTTGGACCTCAGCCAGCTCAATGCGGAATCGCCCGCAACGATCAGTAACGGAGGCACCCGGTGA
- a CDS encoding endonuclease/exonuclease/phosphatase family protein, whose product MQRLPNRVGGVSPAQPRWRRCTLLCLRILVAVGVLLAPLAYLDLDGPVPLIQALLPPVALVGLAVAAALLLLKDVLASLVAAVVCVLLLAPVLPLAARPTSPAPRSTAGIAAGTTADLRVASLNMEFGQADPLAVLDQVRLLHVDVLVLLEVTPSAWARLQSDGLRELLPYATGTTSTSASGTVVAAAAPLNCPRRSPCPAVRQVATPTAIYSDPDPFTQVDVHLADGTPLRAAHPFPPSLVLGMAPWRAGLARLQNWLQRQEAAPRLIVAGDFNAGQVHPAFRRITAGLTPAPRAGWPWTRTWPLESAVPPFVQIDHVLSRGFSIEAEGIFTVPGTDHAGVWAQLRPTSQ is encoded by the coding sequence GTGCAACGGCTTCCCAACCGAGTCGGCGGCGTGAGCCCCGCGCAACCGCGGTGGCGCCGCTGCACGTTGCTGTGCTTGCGGATCCTGGTGGCGGTGGGTGTGCTGCTGGCACCGTTGGCCTATCTGGATCTCGACGGCCCGGTTCCGCTGATCCAGGCGCTGTTGCCACCAGTGGCGCTTGTCGGGTTGGCCGTCGCCGCCGCATTGCTGCTGCTGAAAGACGTGCTCGCTTCCCTGGTGGCGGCGGTGGTCTGCGTCCTGCTGCTGGCACCGGTGCTGCCGCTGGCGGCTCGCCCCACCTCGCCCGCGCCGCGCAGCACGGCCGGCATCGCTGCGGGCACCACCGCAGACCTTCGAGTAGCCAGCCTCAACATGGAGTTCGGACAGGCAGATCCGTTGGCCGTGCTCGACCAGGTAAGGCTCCTGCATGTCGACGTGTTGGTCTTGTTGGAGGTGACTCCCTCGGCGTGGGCGCGGCTACAGTCGGACGGCCTGCGCGAGCTGCTGCCCTATGCGACCGGGACCACCTCGACCAGCGCTTCGGGCACGGTTGTGGCGGCCGCGGCGCCGCTCAATTGTCCGCGGCGCTCACCCTGTCCGGCGGTCAGACAGGTCGCCACGCCTACGGCGATCTACTCCGACCCGGACCCCTTCACCCAGGTCGACGTGCATTTGGCGGACGGGACACCGTTGCGCGCTGCGCACCCGTTCCCGCCCAGCCTGGTGCTGGGCATGGCGCCCTGGCGGGCAGGGCTGGCGCGGCTACAGAACTGGCTCCAGCGTCAGGAGGCGGCGCCAAGGCTCATCGTCGCCGGGGATTTCAACGCCGGCCAGGTCCATCCGGCCTTCCGCAGGATCACCGCTGGTCTGACTCCGGCGCCCAGGGCGGGGTGGCCGTGGACGCGCACTTGGCCGCTCGAGTCTGCGGTGCCCCCGTTCGTGCAGATCGACCACGTCCTCAGCCGCGGGTTCAGCATCGAGGCGGAGGGAATCTTCACAGTGCCGGGAACCGATCACGCCGGGGTGTGGGCCCAGCTGCGCCCCACCTCGCAGTAG
- a CDS encoding peroxiredoxin — protein sequence MSAPSVGDVAPPFALTNQFGKVVTLDELRAERAALVVFYPFAFSGICTGELQEIRDDLARFQNEHVNTVAISADPMFALRAWDDQEAFFFPLLSDFWPHGQVARSYGVFNEQGGFATRGTFLVDPDGVVQWSLVKEPGERRDFAGFHARLSELIGD from the coding sequence ATGAGTGCCCCATCGGTCGGCGACGTCGCCCCGCCCTTCGCATTGACCAACCAGTTCGGCAAGGTCGTCACCCTCGATGAGTTGCGGGCCGAGCGTGCTGCGCTGGTGGTCTTCTATCCCTTCGCCTTCTCCGGCATCTGCACCGGGGAATTGCAGGAGATCCGCGACGACCTGGCTCGCTTCCAAAATGAGCACGTCAACACGGTGGCGATCAGCGCTGACCCCATGTTCGCGTTGCGGGCCTGGGACGATCAGGAAGCCTTCTTCTTCCCTTTGTTGTCGGACTTCTGGCCGCACGGGCAGGTGGCGCGCAGCTACGGCGTCTTCAACGAGCAAGGCGGGTTCGCCACGCGGGGGACCTTCCTGGTCGACCCCGACGGGGTAGTGCAGTGGAGCTTGGTCAAGGAACCTGGCGAGCGCCGCGATTTCGCAGGTTTCCACGCGCGCTTGAGTGAACTGATCGGGGACTGA
- a CDS encoding DUF3052 domain-containing protein, with translation MGGTASNGSPVGKLGFAAGQVVLEIGYDDDVDDELRAQIEVAVDGDLEDEDYGDVVDAVLLWWRDSDGDLTDALVDALATLEDHGFIALLSPKVGLPGEVDPSEVAEAADTAGLHASASVNLTPQWSATRLVAPKTARR, from the coding sequence GTGGGTGGCACGGCGTCCAACGGGAGCCCGGTAGGAAAACTGGGATTCGCCGCAGGCCAGGTGGTCCTTGAGATCGGGTACGACGATGACGTCGACGACGAACTCCGGGCTCAGATCGAGGTGGCCGTCGACGGCGACCTTGAGGACGAAGATTACGGCGATGTGGTAGACGCGGTGCTGCTGTGGTGGCGGGATAGCGACGGGGATCTCACCGACGCCCTTGTCGACGCGCTGGCAACCCTGGAGGACCACGGATTCATAGCGCTGTTGTCTCCCAAAGTCGGGTTGCCCGGGGAAGTCGACCCCAGTGAGGTGGCTGAGGCCGCAGACACGGCCGGGCTGCACGCCTCCGCCAGCGTCAACCTCACCCCGCAGTGGTCGGCTACACGGCTGGTGGCGCCCAAGACCGCTCGTCGCTGA
- the fdhD gene encoding formate dehydrogenase accessory sulfurtransferase FdhD, which produces MGRLTTRSQALRIHAEGDGVTRSPRVETLAVEEPLEIRVNGQSLTVTMRTPGDDFDLAMGWLLSEQVISRAAQVATMMHCLDADESGSPTYNVVDVVLQPGVSLSPEVSARRGYTSSACGICGSASIEAITRGGRHNLSLNRTMLQVRVLTTMTEQLEQSQKVFARTGGLHAAGLFTVEGELLCLREDVGRHNAVDKVIGWAGRQDRALDETVLMVSGRAGFELVQKSVLAGIPIMAAVSAPSSLAVELAKETGLTLIAFVRPPRLTVYAHPHRLDSDAKHPG; this is translated from the coding sequence ATGGGGAGACTAACGACACGATCACAGGCATTGCGCATCCACGCGGAGGGCGATGGAGTCACCCGATCTCCTCGGGTGGAGACACTCGCCGTCGAGGAACCCCTGGAAATCCGGGTCAACGGTCAGTCACTGACCGTGACGATGCGCACTCCTGGCGACGATTTCGATCTTGCGATGGGGTGGCTGCTCTCCGAGCAGGTCATCAGCCGGGCGGCGCAGGTGGCCACGATGATGCACTGCCTGGACGCGGATGAGTCCGGATCGCCCACCTACAACGTCGTTGACGTCGTGCTGCAACCCGGGGTGAGCCTGTCCCCAGAGGTCTCGGCACGCCGGGGTTACACCAGCAGTGCCTGCGGCATCTGCGGATCGGCCAGTATCGAGGCGATCACTCGCGGTGGGCGCCACAACCTGAGCCTGAACCGCACGATGCTCCAGGTGCGGGTGCTGACCACGATGACGGAGCAACTCGAGCAATCCCAGAAGGTCTTCGCCCGTACCGGCGGCCTGCACGCTGCCGGGTTGTTCACCGTCGAGGGGGAACTGCTGTGCCTGCGCGAAGACGTGGGTCGGCACAATGCCGTCGACAAGGTGATCGGATGGGCTGGGCGCCAGGACAGGGCCCTGGACGAAACCGTGCTGATGGTCAGTGGGCGGGCTGGTTTCGAACTGGTCCAGAAATCAGTGCTCGCCGGCATCCCGATCATGGCGGCTGTCTCGGCACCCTCGAGCCTGGCTGTGGAGTTGGCTAAGGAGACGGGGCTGACACTCATTGCGTTCGTGCGCCCACCACGCCTCACCGTCTACGCCCACCCCCACCGACTCGACAGTGATGCAAAACACCCCGGATAG
- the aceE gene encoding pyruvate dehydrogenase (acetyl-transferring), homodimeric type, which produces MRPESAGPIINGLPSRYPDIDPEETQEWRASLDALIAEHGQQRARYIMLSLLEHSRVRQVGVPSLTTTDYINTIPVEQEPWFPGDEDMERAFRRLNRWNAAVLVHRAQRPGVGVGGHISTYASAASLYEVGLNHFFRGQDHPGGGDQVFFQGHASPGMYARAFLEGRISEGQLDGFRQEHSHIVDGQPLALPSYPHPRLMPHFWQYPTVSMGLGPLNAIYQAQFNRYLHNRGIKDTSEQHVWAFLGDGEMDEVESRGALQLAAFEELDNLTFVVNCNLQRLDGPVRGNGKIIQELEAFFRGAGWNVIKVIWGRGWDELLAADSQGALVHLMNSTPDGDYQTFRANDGAFIRENFFGRDRRALKLVENWTDDDIWWKLKRGGHDYRKVHAAYDRALRHTGQPTVILAHTIKGYTLGKHFAGRNATHQMKKLAIEDLKALRDTLHIPISDEQLEADPYQPPYYHPGMDDERIEYMMERRAKLGGPVPERRVKAEHIHLPDDSAYSSIKKGSGKQQVATTMAFVRLLKELMRDKEFGKRVVPIIPDEARTFGMDSFFPTSKIYNPHGQNYTSVDAELMLAYKESPQGQMLHLGINEAGSVAAFTAAGTSYSTHGEPMLPVYVFYSMFGFQRTGDGIWAAADQMARGFLIGATAGKTTLTGEGLQHMDGHSPILAATNPAVVTYDPAFAFEIAHIMQDGLERMYGEDPEDVIYYITVYNEPIQQPAEPDEVDVEGIKRGMYLFRAGEGAEEGTPRAQLLASGVGVPWALEAQQLLKSDWGVVADVWSVTSWNELRREAMACDEQAFLHPEADKRTPYVTRCLHDRPGPVVATSDYMRQVPDQIAQWVPGDYATLGADGFGFSDTRQAARRFLHIDGPSMVVRTLQMLAAQGVIDESVPDEAAEKYRLLDINAGSSGNAGGES; this is translated from the coding sequence GTGCGCCCTGAGAGTGCCGGCCCGATTATCAACGGCCTGCCCAGCCGCTACCCCGACATCGACCCCGAAGAGACCCAGGAGTGGCGAGCCTCCCTTGACGCGCTCATCGCCGAACACGGCCAGCAGCGCGCGCGCTACATCATGCTCAGCCTGCTAGAGCATTCGCGGGTGCGGCAGGTGGGGGTCCCCTCCCTGACCACGACCGACTACATCAACACCATCCCGGTCGAACAGGAGCCCTGGTTCCCCGGCGATGAGGACATGGAACGCGCCTTCCGCCGACTCAACCGTTGGAACGCAGCGGTTCTCGTGCACCGTGCGCAGCGCCCCGGCGTCGGCGTCGGCGGGCACATCTCCACCTACGCCTCAGCGGCCAGTCTGTACGAGGTCGGCCTCAACCACTTCTTCCGCGGTCAGGACCACCCCGGCGGCGGCGACCAGGTGTTCTTCCAGGGGCACGCCTCCCCCGGCATGTACGCCCGGGCCTTCCTCGAGGGCCGGATCAGCGAAGGCCAACTCGACGGCTTCCGCCAGGAGCACAGCCACATCGTCGACGGCCAGCCGTTGGCGCTGCCGAGCTACCCCCACCCCCGGCTCATGCCGCACTTCTGGCAGTACCCGACGGTCTCGATGGGGCTTGGCCCGCTCAACGCCATCTACCAGGCACAGTTCAACCGCTACCTGCACAACCGCGGCATCAAGGACACCTCCGAGCAGCACGTCTGGGCCTTCCTGGGCGACGGTGAGATGGATGAGGTCGAAAGCCGCGGCGCGTTGCAGCTGGCAGCCTTCGAAGAGCTCGACAACCTCACCTTCGTCGTCAACTGCAACCTGCAGCGCTTGGACGGGCCGGTTCGCGGTAACGGCAAGATCATCCAGGAGCTCGAAGCCTTCTTCCGCGGTGCCGGCTGGAACGTCATCAAGGTCATCTGGGGTCGTGGCTGGGATGAGCTGCTGGCCGCTGACAGCCAGGGCGCCCTCGTGCACCTGATGAACAGCACCCCAGATGGTGACTATCAGACCTTCCGGGCCAACGACGGCGCCTTCATTCGAGAGAACTTCTTCGGTCGGGACCGTCGCGCGCTCAAGCTCGTCGAGAACTGGACCGACGACGACATCTGGTGGAAGCTCAAGCGCGGCGGTCACGACTACCGCAAGGTGCACGCCGCCTACGACCGCGCCCTGCGCCACACCGGTCAGCCGACTGTCATCCTGGCCCACACGATCAAGGGCTACACCCTCGGTAAGCACTTCGCCGGGCGCAATGCCACCCACCAGATGAAGAAGTTGGCGATCGAGGACCTCAAGGCGCTGCGTGACACGCTGCACATCCCGATCTCCGACGAGCAGCTGGAAGCTGATCCTTATCAGCCGCCGTACTACCACCCGGGTATGGACGACGAGCGCATCGAATACATGATGGAGCGCCGTGCCAAACTCGGCGGTCCCGTTCCCGAACGCCGCGTCAAGGCCGAGCACATTCACCTGCCGGACGACTCCGCCTATTCCTCGATCAAAAAGGGATCCGGCAAGCAGCAGGTCGCCACGACGATGGCATTCGTGCGGCTGCTCAAGGAACTCATGCGCGACAAGGAATTCGGCAAGCGTGTCGTTCCGATCATTCCGGATGAGGCCCGCACCTTCGGCATGGACTCGTTCTTCCCGACGAGCAAGATCTACAACCCGCACGGGCAGAACTACACCAGCGTCGATGCCGAACTCATGCTGGCGTACAAGGAGTCCCCGCAAGGGCAGATGCTGCACCTGGGCATCAACGAGGCGGGCTCGGTGGCGGCTTTCACCGCTGCCGGAACGTCCTACTCCACCCACGGCGAGCCCATGCTGCCGGTGTACGTCTTCTACTCGATGTTCGGGTTCCAGCGCACCGGCGACGGCATCTGGGCTGCGGCCGACCAGATGGCTCGCGGGTTCCTCATCGGTGCCACGGCGGGTAAGACCACGCTGACCGGTGAAGGTCTGCAGCACATGGACGGGCACTCCCCGATCCTGGCCGCCACCAACCCCGCCGTGGTCACCTACGACCCGGCATTCGCCTTCGAGATCGCCCACATCATGCAAGACGGTCTGGAGCGGATGTACGGGGAAGACCCCGAAGACGTCATCTACTACATCACCGTCTACAACGAGCCGATCCAGCAGCCGGCTGAGCCGGATGAGGTCGACGTCGAAGGCATCAAGCGCGGCATGTACCTGTTCCGCGCCGGTGAAGGGGCCGAGGAGGGCACGCCTCGCGCGCAGCTCCTTGCCTCCGGGGTCGGGGTGCCGTGGGCACTGGAAGCCCAGCAGCTCCTCAAGAGCGACTGGGGCGTCGTGGCCGATGTGTGGAGCGTGACCTCCTGGAACGAACTGCGGCGTGAAGCCATGGCGTGCGATGAGCAGGCGTTCCTGCACCCGGAGGCGGACAAGCGCACCCCGTATGTCACCCGCTGCCTGCACGATCGCCCGGGCCCGGTTGTGGCCACGAGCGACTACATGCGCCAGGTTCCGGACCAGATCGCCCAGTGGGTCCCCGGCGACTACGCCACGCTGGGGGCGGACGGGTTCGGCTTCTCCGACACCCGCCAGGCTGCGCGACGCTTCCTGCACATCGACGGCCCCTCGATGGTCGTGCGGACATTGCAGATGCTCGCTGCTCAGGGCGTGATCGATGAGTCGGTGCCGGATGAGGCCGCCGAGAAGTATCGCCTGCTGGACATCAATGCCGGCTCCTCCGGCAACGCCGGTGGGGAGAGCTGA
- a CDS encoding type II toxin-antitoxin system RelE/ParE family toxin translates to MRIEYEDDELRRLATGEIRNLKRWPTTVTKLFHRRIATIAAATDERDLRELRALHLEQLKGPQRSGQSSIRLDRQYRLILRFYTDDHGRVTVIIDGLNYHKG, encoded by the coding sequence GTGCGCATCGAGTACGAGGATGACGAGCTGCGCCGTCTCGCCACCGGGGAGATCCGGAACCTCAAGCGGTGGCCGACCACCGTCACCAAACTGTTCCACCGACGCATCGCCACCATTGCTGCGGCGACCGACGAGCGCGATCTGCGAGAACTGCGCGCTCTCCACCTGGAACAGCTCAAAGGGCCGCAGCGCAGCGGTCAGTCCTCCATCCGACTCGATCGGCAGTACCGGCTGATCCTTCGCTTCTACACCGACGACCACGGCAGGGTCACCGTCATCATCGACGGCCTGAACTACCACAAGGGGTGA
- a CDS encoding HigA family addiction module antitoxin, with product MTNTQLVEPVPPGDVLAEELEAREWSQADFADIIDRPAQLVSAIVAGKKSITPETATQIAAALGTSAQMWLNLQDSYDLALMARDPAARGKLDEVRLRSEMNDLAPVALLRKRGHLPAGTLSEQADALCRLLHIESLDGTPPFDAAARRGNTEEPPTPTQRAWFACARAGASARPVDPFDRDGLRHLGESLTTAVQTPENFAALPELLARVGVRLVYVEAFPGSKISGVSFLLDDDPGQPCIALSGLGKRFDKVLFTLLHEIAHIVLGHVEPGAIIVDEGEDESNDVEDAANELAGAWCLPLVMNPPSQPRRNWVQAEAQRQGVHPLVVIGRLQHEGIVDWKSELVRGAPRVDTYLAQW from the coding sequence ATGACCAACACTCAGCTCGTAGAGCCGGTTCCACCGGGCGACGTTCTCGCCGAGGAGCTCGAGGCGCGGGAGTGGAGCCAGGCCGACTTTGCGGACATCATCGACCGGCCCGCCCAGCTCGTGTCCGCCATCGTCGCGGGCAAGAAGTCGATCACGCCCGAGACTGCCACGCAGATTGCTGCCGCTCTCGGCACGAGTGCCCAGATGTGGCTCAACCTGCAGGACTCCTACGATCTAGCCTTGATGGCGCGAGACCCGGCTGCGCGAGGCAAGCTCGACGAGGTCCGGCTGCGCAGCGAGATGAACGACCTCGCGCCCGTTGCCCTCCTGCGCAAGCGCGGCCACCTCCCCGCTGGCACCCTCAGTGAACAGGCCGACGCCCTGTGCCGCCTGCTGCATATCGAAAGCCTCGACGGCACTCCCCCCTTCGATGCCGCAGCGCGTCGGGGCAACACCGAGGAACCGCCCACACCGACGCAACGAGCTTGGTTCGCCTGTGCTCGAGCGGGCGCGAGCGCTCGCCCGGTCGACCCCTTCGACCGTGACGGGCTGCGCCACCTAGGCGAGTCCTTGACTACAGCGGTGCAGACGCCCGAGAACTTCGCGGCACTCCCGGAGCTCCTGGCGCGTGTCGGCGTGCGGCTGGTGTACGTGGAGGCCTTCCCCGGCAGCAAGATCAGCGGCGTCTCCTTCTTACTCGATGACGACCCCGGCCAGCCCTGCATCGCGCTCTCCGGGCTCGGTAAACGATTCGACAAGGTGCTCTTCACACTCCTGCACGAGATCGCTCACATCGTCCTCGGCCATGTCGAGCCCGGTGCGATCATCGTCGACGAGGGTGAGGACGAGTCGAACGATGTCGAGGACGCCGCAAACGAGCTCGCCGGAGCTTGGTGCCTTCCGCTTGTCATGAATCCGCCGTCGCAGCCGCGACGCAACTGGGTGCAGGCCGAGGCTCAACGCCAGGGCGTGCACCCCCTCGTCGTCATCGGGCGTCTCCAGCACGAGGGCATCGTCGACTGGAAGAGCGAGCTCGTTCGCGGCGCACCGCGGGTGGATACCTACCTCGCGCAGTGGTGA
- a CDS encoding glycerophosphodiester phosphodiesterase — MPAPMIVAHRGASGYRPEHTLVAYELAVAMGADYIEPDLVMTKDQVLVVRHEPEISGTTDVAEHHEFAGRKTTKRLDGQELTGWFAEDFTLAELKTLRAKERLPQVRPQNTRYDGRYQVPTYEEVLALREKLSKKHGRTIGVIPEIKHSTYFHAAGLDPEKPFLDLTSMYGLNRRTAPMWLQSFEVSNLKAVRTMGYEANSTFLAGNGRLDGPYDLICQGDTRRYSYWMSPKGLTELTRYVDGISPPKDLILPAQADGTLGRPTSLVSDAHRLGLKVIPWTFRNENMFMAKNFWSGTNPVDYGNAIAEQVAYLKTGIDALFTDNPDTGVEAREQFWAQG, encoded by the coding sequence ATGCCTGCCCCGATGATCGTTGCTCACCGGGGTGCCTCCGGCTACCGCCCCGAGCACACCCTGGTCGCCTACGAGCTGGCTGTGGCGATGGGCGCCGACTACATCGAGCCGGACCTGGTGATGACGAAGGACCAGGTGCTGGTCGTCCGCCACGAACCCGAGATTTCGGGGACGACAGACGTCGCCGAGCACCACGAGTTCGCCGGCCGCAAGACGACCAAGAGGCTCGATGGGCAGGAGCTCACCGGCTGGTTCGCCGAAGACTTCACCCTCGCCGAGCTGAAGACGCTGCGCGCCAAGGAGCGCCTGCCGCAGGTGCGCCCGCAGAACACCCGCTACGACGGCCGCTACCAGGTGCCGACATACGAGGAGGTGCTCGCCCTGCGCGAGAAGCTGTCGAAGAAGCACGGCCGCACCATCGGGGTCATCCCGGAGATCAAGCACTCCACGTACTTCCACGCCGCGGGCCTCGACCCGGAGAAGCCGTTCCTCGACTTGACCAGCATGTACGGCCTCAACCGGCGCACCGCCCCGATGTGGCTGCAGTCGTTCGAGGTGAGCAACCTCAAGGCCGTCCGCACGATGGGGTACGAGGCCAACTCGACGTTCCTCGCCGGCAACGGCCGCCTCGACGGTCCGTACGACCTGATCTGCCAGGGTGACACCCGCAGGTACTCGTATTGGATGTCGCCGAAGGGGCTCACGGAGCTGACGCGGTACGTCGACGGCATCAGCCCGCCGAAGGACTTGATCCTGCCGGCCCAGGCCGACGGCACGCTCGGCAGGCCGACGTCGCTGGTGTCCGACGCACACCGCCTCGGACTCAAGGTCATCCCGTGGACGTTCCGCAACGAGAACATGTTCATGGCGAAGAACTTCTGGTCGGGCACGAACCCGGTCGACTACGGCAACGCGATCGCCGAGCAGGTTGCTTACCTCAAGACGGGGATCGACGCTCTGTTCACCGACAACCCCGACACCGGCGTCGAGGCCCGCGAGCAGTTCTGGGCCCAGGGCTGA
- a CDS encoding PucR family transcriptional regulator: MAGRTSEATIQVLERSAGALATAAHQHLETTLDWYRDLEPEDRSWVSLIAQAGIRSFIRWCRDEGRVERVTADVFGNAPRDLTRSITLTQTLDLVRGVVDAVEGRVGDIAAPGEEAELALTVLRYSREIAFAAAQLYADAAEERGAWDARLESLVVDAVLRGEADDEVTLRATALGWAQTSPVLVVVGRSPERADVEVEALRRTATRAGWEPLIAVQGSRLVAILGGENVTQAPALIAGHFGEGPVVVGPTVPRLFAAGRSARAALTGFQAAPAWDEAPRIVHADDLLPERVLIGDRPARSQLVERIHTPLSSAGGSLLETASAYLASGRSLEATARALFCHPNTVRYRLGRIADVTGYDLTRPRDAHVVTIALSLGRLLNSSRRWRTSQYSDE, encoded by the coding sequence ATGGCAGGGCGTACGAGCGAAGCGACCATCCAAGTCCTGGAGCGTTCCGCCGGCGCATTGGCCACCGCAGCCCATCAGCATCTGGAGACCACCCTCGACTGGTACCGGGACCTCGAACCGGAAGACCGCTCCTGGGTCTCGCTCATCGCCCAAGCTGGCATCCGCTCCTTCATTCGCTGGTGCCGAGACGAGGGTCGCGTGGAGCGAGTCACCGCCGACGTCTTCGGCAACGCGCCTCGCGACCTCACCCGCTCGATCACGCTGACCCAAACGCTGGATCTGGTTCGGGGCGTGGTCGACGCGGTGGAAGGTCGCGTCGGCGACATCGCCGCTCCTGGCGAAGAAGCCGAACTCGCGCTTACGGTTCTTCGGTACTCGCGTGAGATCGCCTTTGCTGCGGCACAGTTGTACGCCGACGCGGCTGAGGAACGCGGCGCCTGGGACGCCCGCTTGGAGTCGCTCGTCGTCGATGCTGTGCTGCGCGGAGAAGCAGACGACGAGGTGACACTGCGCGCCACAGCACTCGGATGGGCCCAGACCTCACCGGTTCTCGTGGTTGTCGGCCGATCCCCTGAACGCGCTGACGTCGAAGTCGAAGCGCTGCGCCGCACCGCCACCAGGGCCGGTTGGGAACCGCTCATCGCTGTGCAGGGCAGCCGCCTGGTCGCCATTCTCGGCGGCGAGAACGTCACGCAGGCGCCCGCGCTCATCGCCGGGCACTTCGGTGAAGGGCCGGTCGTCGTCGGTCCCACTGTGCCCCGACTGTTCGCCGCCGGGCGATCCGCGCGCGCCGCACTGACCGGGTTCCAAGCGGCCCCGGCCTGGGACGAGGCGCCACGTATCGTTCACGCGGACGACTTGCTACCTGAGCGGGTCCTCATCGGCGATCGGCCAGCCCGGTCCCAACTCGTCGAGCGCATTCATACGCCGCTGTCGAGCGCGGGCGGGTCATTGCTGGAGACCGCGTCCGCTTATCTGGCCTCCGGGCGTTCTCTCGAAGCGACCGCTCGGGCGCTGTTCTGCCACCCCAACACTGTCCGCTATCGCCTAGGACGTATCGCCGATGTCACCGGGTATGACCTCACCCGCCCGCGCGATGCGCACGTCGTGACCATCGCACTGTCGTTAGGGCGCCTGCTCAACAGCTCACGTCGCTGGCGAACGTCCCAGTATTCGGACGAATGA